The genomic DNA CGCCGGGGTGCTGCGGGCCGTCCTGCGCCTTCGTGGAGACCGTGCGCAGGCCCATGCCCTCCATGAGGTTGTTGGTGGGGACGTCCGGTCCGTACACGCCGTAGAGGGTGCCGGAGGCGCCGCCGTGGAACGCGCCGGTGTCCGATCCGAGGTCGACGGTGAGCTGACCCTCGCGGACCACGGTGACGGTCGCCCGCACCGTGCGCCCGGCTGCCGTTCCCGCCACAGTGAAGGTTCCCGGCCGGGCGTACTTGTCGGCCGGTACGTCGTTCCAGGTGACCGGTGTGTCGCGGTCGTAGCCGTCGGAGAAGGAGGAGCGGACGGCGGCGGGGAGGGATGGAGCGGTCCCGGACGTCGTACGGACCTCGAAGGACGTCTTCGAGAGCTCCTTGAGGGTGGGCAGAGTTCCGACCGTACCGGCCACCTGCTCGGCACTGAGCGCCGCGTGCCACACGGTGAAGTCGTCGATGGCCCCCTTGAACAGGGGGTCCGGATAGAAGGACTTGCCGATGTAGCCGACTGTCGTGGCCGAAGTGCCCAGCAGGTCCTTGGCCTTGATGCTGGTCGCGGCGGAGGAGACCACCACACCGTCGAGATAGGTGGTGACCCGGCCCGTGGTGGAGTCGAGGGTGACGGTGACCGTCCGCCACTCGTCCGCGGGCAGCATCGCGTACCCGCGGGTCTGCGCCTCCGCGCCTCCTCCGCCGGTGGTCACCGAGGTCTGCAGCAGGCCGCTGTTGTTGGACGGGGTGGCGAAGAGGTACTTGGTGTCGTTGCTACCCAGATCGAAGATCCGCTGCCAGGCCGACTTGTCGCCGCCCCACTTCACACGGGCGGACACCGTCAGGTCGTCTGCTTCACCGACCACTTCGCGAGGAAGGCGGACGTACGCACCGTCGGAGGTGGGCGCCCCGCCCGGCAGAGCCAGCGCCTTGCCTCCGCCGGTGCCGGTGACGGACTGCGCGGTGGATCCGTTGAGCAGGCTCGCGGTCAGACCGTGGCCGGAACTGTCGCTGATCTTTCCGGAGGCGAGGTCGTCCTGGTCGAAGGTGTAGTGAGCGGCGGGCCGGGGCGCGTCGGCCGCCTGCGCCGGCGCGGCGGGTGTGGCCAGCAGGCCCGCGCCGAGAGCCAGGGCCACGGCGGCCGAGCTTCGGCGCCGGGCGGATCTGTCAGCGGATGGCATGGATTGCGTCCTCAATCCTTGAGTCAGGGGTTCCGGGATCTGGCCGGCCCTCCTCGGTCGGCGGCTCGTCCAAGTGCCGTTCCGTGCGGAGAGCCTGGGGAGGAGTACGCCGAACCCGTTCGGTCAGCTGCGCTCCAAGGAGCGGAAAGGCAGTTCCAGGCTCCGGGTTCCGGGTTCGGATTCCGGAGTGGAGGCGGATCGGGCCCAGGGGGCTTCTTGCCCCGTCGGTTCGGCGGAGGGATCGCTTCATCGAACCGGTTCGGCGAAGCTAGCACCGGGTAATGCGGCCAGCAATCCCCCGGCGGAAAGAAGTTTCCTTCTCACTGACGGGCTTTGGTGAAGTGTGTTCCGAGTATTGACAGCCGCTCCGGCGATTCCTACCTTCACTCCATGCGAACCGGTTCGACGAAGGAGTCGCCGTGAACATCGGTGAGATCGCCCGCCGGGCCGGTGTCTCGCGGAGCACCGTGTCCTACGCGCTGAGCGGCAAGCGCCCGGTCTCGGAGGGCACCCGAAGGAGGATCCAGCAGGTCGTGGACGAGCTGGGCTACCAACCCAGCGCCAGCGCCCGCGCCCTGGCCAACGGGCGGACCAGCACGCTCGGGCTGGTCTTCCCGCCGGCCGGGAACCACTACACGGGCATGCAACTGGACTTCATCGGCAGTGTGGTGGAGGCCGCTGCGGCCTACGACTACGACGTACTGCTGTCCCCCAGTGGCGTGGACAGCGACCGCTCCTTCCAGCGGTTGCTGGGGGAGCGGCGGGTCGACGGCGCGATCCTGATGGAAATCCGTCTCGAGGACGACCGGGTGGACCATCTGGCCGCTGTGGACTTTCCGTTCGTCGCCATCGGCCGTACCGCGCGGCCCGAGGGCAGCTGGTGGGCCGGGCTCGACCACACCGCGCTGGTGGAGGCGTGCGTGCACCATCTGGCGGATCTCGGGCACCGCCGAGTCGCCTTCGTCAACCGTCCCGAGCAACTGCTGCGCAGCGGGTACGAGTCCGCGCACCGCGGTCTGGACGGCTTCACGAAGGCCGCGGCCGAACGCGGGCTGACGGTCCGGACGTACTGCTGTGGGGACGACCCCGCTTCGGGCCAGACGTGTCTGGAACGGATCCTGCACGACGATCCGGCCACCACGGCCCTGGTCACCCTGAACGAGGCCGCGCTCGGCGGTCTCTACCGAGGGCTGGTCGAGGCCGGCCGCCATGTGCCGCGTGATTTCTCCGTCACCGGCGTCGTGGCCAGCCGCTGGGCGCAGACCGTGACCCCGCAGCTCACCGCTGCGGACGTACCGGCGGCGGAGTTGGGCCGTCTGGCCGTCGACCTCCTGGTCGAGCGGCTCGACAACCCCGGCGCACCGCCCCGGCACCACCTCCTCGTACCACCGGTGTCCCTGCGGGCCAGCACCGGGCCGGTCGGCGCCACACCCCCGGCGGACACCGGGCCCCGTACGCCCTGATCACCCCCTACGCGTCAGACCACTGGACACCCGAACCGGTCCCCCCGCGCCGTTCGGCATGCCCGCGCTCTCCACCTGCTCACCGCCCTCGGCACCCGCATGCTCAAGACAAAGGAACCCGCGATGAACAGCTCCGCCAGAAAGCGCCGTCTGACCACCGCGGCTGCGACCGCCCTGGTCGTCGCCCTCAGCGCCACTGCCTGCGGCTCGGGAGGCACCGGGGCGAAGGGGGCCGACGACGGCACGTACACCGTCTGGGACCCCTACCCGCAGTTCGCCAAAGGCTCGGCCTGGGACAAGCTCCTTGATTCCTGCGGC from Streptomyces sp. CB09001 includes the following:
- a CDS encoding LacI family DNA-binding transcriptional regulator, producing the protein MNIGEIARRAGVSRSTVSYALSGKRPVSEGTRRRIQQVVDELGYQPSASARALANGRTSTLGLVFPPAGNHYTGMQLDFIGSVVEAAAAYDYDVLLSPSGVDSDRSFQRLLGERRVDGAILMEIRLEDDRVDHLAAVDFPFVAIGRTARPEGSWWAGLDHTALVEACVHHLADLGHRRVAFVNRPEQLLRSGYESAHRGLDGFTKAAAERGLTVRTYCCGDDPASGQTCLERILHDDPATTALVTLNEAALGGLYRGLVEAGRHVPRDFSVTGVVASRWAQTVTPQLTAADVPAAELGRLAVDLLVERLDNPGAPPRHHLLVPPVSLRASTGPVGATPPADTGPRTP